GTTCTTGACACGTTCGACGATCACTGCGCCTTCTTTGCCGGCGTTCTCGGCGATCTTGCGCAACGGCTCTTCGAGCGCGCGACGCACGATGTTGACGCCGATCTGCTCGTCTTCGTCGTCAAGCTTGAAGCCTTCCAACGCCTTGGCCGCACGCACGAGGATGACGCCGCCACCTGGGACGATGCCTTCTTCGACAGCCGCGCGGGTGGCGTGCATGGCGTCTTCGACACGAGCTTTCTTCTCTTTCAACTCGGTCTCGGTCGCTGCGCCGACTTTGATCACTGCCACGCCGCCGACCAGTTTGGCGAGGCGCTCTTGCAGTTTCTCGCGGTCGTAATCGCTGGTCGTCTCTTCAACCTGACGGCGAATGGTGGCGACGCGGCCCTGTATGTCCGCGTTCTTGCCGGAGCCTTCGACGATGGTGGTGTTGTCTTTGTCCACCGTGATCTTCTTGGCTTTGCCCAGGTCTTCGAGCTTGATGTTTTCGAGCTTGATGCCGAGGTCTTCGCTGATCATGCGGCCACCGGTCAGGATGGCGATGTCTTCGAGCATGGCTTTACGGCGGTCGCCGAAGCCCGGCGCTTTGACCGCAGCCACTTGCAACGTGCCGCGCAGCTTGTTGACGACCAGCGTCGCCAAAGCTTCGCCTTCAACGTCTTCGGCGATGATCAGCAATTGCTTGCCCGCACGCGCCACCTGCTCCAACAGCGGAAGCAGATCTTTCATCGAACTGATCTTCTTTTCGTTGAGCAGGATGAAAGCGTTTTCAAGGTTGCATTCCATACGCTCAGCATCAGTCACGAAGTAGGGTGACAGATAGCCGCGATCGAATTGCATACCTTCGACCACTTCCAACGAAGTTTCGAGCGATTTGGACTCTTCGACGGTGATGACGCCGTCTTTGCCGACCTTCTTCATCGCTTCGGCGATGATGCCACCAATGGTGTCGTCGCCGTTGGCCGAAATCGTGCCGACTTGCGCGATGGCATCGCCCTTAACGGGCTTGGCCGAAGCGCGAATCACTTCGACGGCACGCTCGACAGCCTTGTCAATGCCGCGCTTGAGCGCCATTGGGTTCGCGCCGGCGGCCACGGTCTTGACGCCTTCTTTGAAAATTGCCCGTGCCAACACGGTCGCGGTCGTGGTGCCGTCACCGGCCACGTCGCTGGTCTTGCTGGCGACTTCGCGCACCATCTGTGCGCCCATGTTTTCAAGCGGCTCTTTCAGTTCAATCTCTTTGGCCACCGTGACACCGTCTTTGGTGATAGTGGGCGAGCCGAATTTCTTATCAATGACCACGTTGCGGCCTTTCGGGCCGAGGGTGATCGCCACTGCGTCGGCGAGTTGATTGACGCCACGCAAAATCGCCTGGCGCGAATCTTCGCCGTGAATAACCTGCTTAGCCATAATTACGAATTCCTCCGTTAAATGCTGGTTGTCAATTGCCTACTTCTTGGCACTCTTGGCTGCGCCTTCGATCACGCCAAGCACGTCGTCTTCGCGCAAAATCAGGTACTCTTCGCCATCGAGTTTGACCTCGGTGCCTGAGTATTTGCCAAACAGAACCTTGTCGCCGACCTTGATGTCCATCGCGACACGCTCGCCATTGTTCAGGATTTTGCCGTTGCCGACCGCAATCACTTCACCTTCCTGCGGCTTCTCCTTCGCGGTGTCGGGGATGTATAGCCCGCCACGCATCTGTTCTTGATCTTCCACACGGCGCGCAATGATGCGATCATTAAGTGGACGAATTGTTGCCATTGGATTGACTCCTTTCGAGATGTTTAGGTTTAGGTTGATGTTCGATTTACTGACTGCTCAAACCAGGAGAGATAAACTTGAGTATTGTCCACTCAAACAAGCTCCACTGCTTGCTATCAGACTAATCACGAT
This portion of the Acidobacteriota bacterium genome encodes:
- the groL gene encoding chaperonin GroEL (60 kDa chaperone family; promotes refolding of misfolded polypeptides especially under stressful conditions; forms two stacked rings of heptamers to form a barrel-shaped 14mer; ends can be capped by GroES; misfolded proteins enter the barrel where they are refolded when GroES binds) codes for the protein MAKQVIHGEDSRQAILRGVNQLADAVAITLGPKGRNVVIDKKFGSPTITKDGVTVAKEIELKEPLENMGAQMVREVASKTSDVAGDGTTTATVLARAIFKEGVKTVAAGANPMALKRGIDKAVERAVEVIRASAKPVKGDAIAQVGTISANGDDTIGGIIAEAMKKVGKDGVITVEESKSLETSLEVVEGMQFDRGYLSPYFVTDAERMECNLENAFILLNEKKISSMKDLLPLLEQVARAGKQLLIIAEDVEGEALATLVVNKLRGTLQVAAVKAPGFGDRRKAMLEDIAILTGGRMISEDLGIKLENIKLEDLGKAKKITVDKDNTTIVEGSGKNADIQGRVATIRRQVEETTSDYDREKLQERLAKLVGGVAVIKVGAATETELKEKKARVEDAMHATRAAVEEGIVPGGGVILVRAAKALEGFKLDDEDEQIGVNIVRRALEEPLRKIAENAGKEGAVIVERVKNEKENVGFNAATEVYEDLVKAGVIDPAKVSRTALQNAASIAGLMLTTEALISEIPEASKAMPAMPPGGGMDGF
- the groES gene encoding co-chaperone GroES; this translates as MATIRPLNDRIIARRVEDQEQMRGGLYIPDTAKEKPQEGEVIAVGNGKILNNGERVAMDIKVGDKVLFGKYSGTEVKLDGEEYLILREDDVLGVIEGAAKSAKK